A region of Salmo salar chromosome ssa17, Ssal_v3.1, whole genome shotgun sequence DNA encodes the following proteins:
- the LOC106576321 gene encoding synaptotagmin-10 isoform X1: MNHRPPGSSSVQWLNRRDMSVRTEDISLCQRALQIVTELCLAGHVDGEKCSAIFPLESNIPDISISLLAVVVGFCGLALLVVSLFVFWKLCWPIWRSKALSSHVDNGPRVGLPEAPPPPPQPVTPLQKVAPMEEEKKPVPVVKVNGRCSSVKLLEAAMKISQTSPDIPAEVQTALRERLGQQAKIQRQTTDPTSSSRHNSFRRHLPRQMNVTSVDFSMDTLPIRQSSTVSIGRIKPELYKQKSVDSEDGTQEPVETCGKLSFSLLYDYEEQALVVTILKALELPAKDFTGTSDPYVKIYLLPERQKKFQTRVHRKTLNPTFDEAFCFPVEYDQLCNRKLHFSVYDFDRFTSHDMIGEVVVDNLFELSDLSREAVVWKDIHAATTESVDLGEIMYSLCYLPTAGRMTLTVIKCRNLKAMDVTGSSDPYVKVSLLCDGRRLKKRKTTTKKSTLNPVYNEAIIFDIPPENVEQVSLSIMVMDYDRVGHNEVIGVCRTGPDAEGLGRYHWNEMLAYPRKPITHWHALGEVEDCSFFSLKWPGRATSFESQGSCPSPKPPQTP; this comes from the exons ATGAATCACCGCCCTCCCGGCTCCTCCAGCGTGCAATGGCTTAACAGGAGAGACATGAGTGTCCGAACGGAGGACATCAGCTTGTGCCAAAGGGCCCTTCAGATCGTTACGGAGCTCTGTCTAGCGGGGCATGTAGATGGGGAGAAATGCTCGGCTATATTTCCCTTGGAGAGCAACATACCAG ACATCTCTATCAGTCTCCTTGCTGTGGTCGTGGGTTTCTGTGGACTCGCCCTGTTGgtagtctctctctttgtcttttggAAGCTGTGCTGGCCCATCTGGAGGAGCAAGGCCCTATCGTCCCACGTCGACAATGGCCCCCGGGTGGGGCTCCCCGAGGCACCTCCGCCGCCCCCCCAGCCCGTCACACCCCTCCAAAAGGTGGCACcaatggaggaggagaagaagcctGTGCCAGTGGTGAAGGTGAACGGGCGTTGCAGCTCCGTGAAGCTGCTAGAGGCAGCCATGAAGATCAGCCAGACATCCCCGGACATCCCGGCCGAGGTGCAGACGGCTCTCAGGGAGAGGCTGGGCCAGCAGGCCAAGATTCAGAGGCAGACCACCGACCCCACCTCGTCCTCCAG GCACAATTCATTCCGCCGCCATCTGCCTCGCCAGATGAACGTGACAAGTGTGGACTTCAGCATGGACACGCTCCCCATCCGCCAGTCGTCCACCGTTAGCATCGGCCGCATCAAGCCCGAGCTCTACAAGCAGAAGTCTGTGGACTCCGAGGACGGGACCCAGGAGCCGGTGGAGACGTGCGGTAAGCTGAGCTTCTCCCTGCTCTACGACTACGAGGAACAGGCGCTGGTGGTCACGATCCTCAAGGCCCTGGAACTGCCGGCCAAGGACTTCACTGGCACCTCCGACCCTTACGTCAAGATCTACCTGCTGCCAGAGAGGCAGAAGAAGTTCCAGACGCGTGTCCACCGCAAGACGCTCAACCCCACGTTCGACGAGGCCTTCTGCTTCCCGGTGGAGTACGACCAGCTGTGCAACCGCAAACTGCACTTCAGTGTCTACGACTTTGACCGCTTCACCAGCCATGACATgattggtgaggtggtggtggaCAACCTCTTTGAGCTCTCCGACCTCTCGAGGGAAGCAGTGGTGTGGAAGGACATTCACGCTGCGACCACG GAGAGTGTGGATCTAGGGGAGATCATGTACTCTCTATGCTACCTGCCCACAGCAGGACGGATGACCCTGACCGTCATCAAGTGCCGGAACCTCAAAGCCATGGACGTCACTGGCTCCTcag ATCCCTATGTAAAGGTTTCCCTGCTCTGTGACGGACGGAGGCTGAAGAAGCGGAAAACCACCACCAAGAAAAGCACACTGAACCCGGTGTACAATGAGGCCATCATCTTTGACATCCCCCCAGAGAACGTGGAACAGGTCAGCCTGTCCATCATGGTGATGGACTATGATCG GGTGGGCCACAACGAGGTGATAGGTGTGTGTCGGACGGGGCCAGATGCTGAAGGCCTGGGGAGGTACCACTGGAACGAGATGCTGGCCTACCCACGCAAACCCATTACTCACTGGCATGccctgggagaggtagaggactgttcgtttttttccctcaaa TGGCCAGGAAGAGCGACAAGCTTTGAGAGCCAGGGGTCTTGTCCTTCCCCCAAACCTCCACAAACTCCATAG
- the LOC106576321 gene encoding synaptotagmin-10 isoform X2 yields the protein MNHRPPGSSSVQWLNRRDMSVRTEDISLCQRALQIVTELCLAGHVDGEKCSAIFPLESNIPDISISLLAVVVGFCGLALLVVSLFVFWKLCWPIWRSKALSSHVDNGPRVGLPEAPPPPPQPVTPLQKVAPMEEEKKPVPVVKVNGRCSSVKLLEAAMKISQTSPDIPAEVQTALRERLGQQAKIQRQTTDPTSSSRHNSFRRHLPRQMNVTSVDFSMDTLPIRQSSTVSIGRIKPELYKQKSVDSEDGTQEPVETCGKLSFSLLYDYEEQALVVTILKALELPAKDFTGTSDPYVKIYLLPERQKKFQTRVHRKTLNPTFDEAFCFPVEYDQLCNRKLHFSVYDFDRFTSHDMIGEVVVDNLFELSDLSREAVVWKDIHAATTESVDLGEIMYSLCYLPTAGRMTLTVIKCRNLKAMDVTGSSDPYVKVSLLCDGRRLKKRKTTTKKSTLNPVYNEAIIFDIPPENVEQVSLSIMVMDYDRVGHNEVIGVCRTGPDAEGLGRYHWNEMLAYPRKPITHWHALGEWPGRATSFESQGSCPSPKPPQTP from the exons ATGAATCACCGCCCTCCCGGCTCCTCCAGCGTGCAATGGCTTAACAGGAGAGACATGAGTGTCCGAACGGAGGACATCAGCTTGTGCCAAAGGGCCCTTCAGATCGTTACGGAGCTCTGTCTAGCGGGGCATGTAGATGGGGAGAAATGCTCGGCTATATTTCCCTTGGAGAGCAACATACCAG ACATCTCTATCAGTCTCCTTGCTGTGGTCGTGGGTTTCTGTGGACTCGCCCTGTTGgtagtctctctctttgtcttttggAAGCTGTGCTGGCCCATCTGGAGGAGCAAGGCCCTATCGTCCCACGTCGACAATGGCCCCCGGGTGGGGCTCCCCGAGGCACCTCCGCCGCCCCCCCAGCCCGTCACACCCCTCCAAAAGGTGGCACcaatggaggaggagaagaagcctGTGCCAGTGGTGAAGGTGAACGGGCGTTGCAGCTCCGTGAAGCTGCTAGAGGCAGCCATGAAGATCAGCCAGACATCCCCGGACATCCCGGCCGAGGTGCAGACGGCTCTCAGGGAGAGGCTGGGCCAGCAGGCCAAGATTCAGAGGCAGACCACCGACCCCACCTCGTCCTCCAG GCACAATTCATTCCGCCGCCATCTGCCTCGCCAGATGAACGTGACAAGTGTGGACTTCAGCATGGACACGCTCCCCATCCGCCAGTCGTCCACCGTTAGCATCGGCCGCATCAAGCCCGAGCTCTACAAGCAGAAGTCTGTGGACTCCGAGGACGGGACCCAGGAGCCGGTGGAGACGTGCGGTAAGCTGAGCTTCTCCCTGCTCTACGACTACGAGGAACAGGCGCTGGTGGTCACGATCCTCAAGGCCCTGGAACTGCCGGCCAAGGACTTCACTGGCACCTCCGACCCTTACGTCAAGATCTACCTGCTGCCAGAGAGGCAGAAGAAGTTCCAGACGCGTGTCCACCGCAAGACGCTCAACCCCACGTTCGACGAGGCCTTCTGCTTCCCGGTGGAGTACGACCAGCTGTGCAACCGCAAACTGCACTTCAGTGTCTACGACTTTGACCGCTTCACCAGCCATGACATgattggtgaggtggtggtggaCAACCTCTTTGAGCTCTCCGACCTCTCGAGGGAAGCAGTGGTGTGGAAGGACATTCACGCTGCGACCACG GAGAGTGTGGATCTAGGGGAGATCATGTACTCTCTATGCTACCTGCCCACAGCAGGACGGATGACCCTGACCGTCATCAAGTGCCGGAACCTCAAAGCCATGGACGTCACTGGCTCCTcag ATCCCTATGTAAAGGTTTCCCTGCTCTGTGACGGACGGAGGCTGAAGAAGCGGAAAACCACCACCAAGAAAAGCACACTGAACCCGGTGTACAATGAGGCCATCATCTTTGACATCCCCCCAGAGAACGTGGAACAGGTCAGCCTGTCCATCATGGTGATGGACTATGATCG GGTGGGCCACAACGAGGTGATAGGTGTGTGTCGGACGGGGCCAGATGCTGAAGGCCTGGGGAGGTACCACTGGAACGAGATGCTGGCCTACCCACGCAAACCCATTACTCACTGGCATGccctgggagag TGGCCAGGAAGAGCGACAAGCTTTGAGAGCCAGGGGTCTTGTCCTTCCCCCAAACCTCCACAAACTCCATAG